In Turicibacter sanguinis, a genomic segment contains:
- a CDS encoding response regulator transcription factor: MSIRYKVLVAEDEVKIREILVDFLGDYFEVIEAKDGEEALRLFHSQQIDLALLDLMMPGKDGFSVLKEIRSVSKVPIMILTARSSVEDQVKGYDLKVDDYITKPFENKILLAKINRLLARTNEEDEVTTYELAFDGLVVNKLSRTVRIDNELIDFRPKEFDLLVFLIENHRIALDRDRILDAVWGIDYFGDTRVVDTHIKKIRKKLGNYARYIHTVFGVGYKFEVI, encoded by the coding sequence ATGAGTATTAGATATAAAGTATTAGTAGCAGAAGATGAAGTGAAAATTAGAGAGATTTTAGTTGATTTTTTAGGCGATTATTTTGAAGTAATTGAAGCGAAAGATGGGGAGGAAGCTTTACGTTTATTTCATTCACAACAAATTGACTTAGCATTATTAGATTTAATGATGCCAGGAAAAGATGGCTTTTCAGTATTAAAAGAGATTAGATCGGTTTCTAAGGTTCCAATTATGATTTTAACAGCACGTTCAAGTGTTGAAGATCAAGTGAAGGGTTATGATTTAAAAGTTGATGATTATATTACTAAGCCTTTTGAAAATAAAATTTTATTAGCAAAAATTAATCGATTATTGGCTCGTACGAATGAGGAAGATGAAGTAACAACTTATGAGTTAGCTTTTGATGGACTTGTCGTTAATAAGTTATCACGTACAGTACGTATCGATAATGAGTTAATTGATTTTAGACCAAAAGAATTTGATTTACTTGTCTTTTTAATTGAAAATCATCGTATTGCACTAGATCGCGATCGCATTTTAGATGCGGTATGGGGGATTGATTATTTTGGCGATACTCGTGTAGTCGATACACATATTAAAAAAATTCGTAAAAAACTAGGAAATTACGCACGATATATTCATACTGTTTTTGGGGTTGGATATAAGTTTGAGGTGATCTAG
- a CDS encoding sensor histidine kinase, giving the protein MRLATKIFLLLFGLFFATISLDIAAQYYFYDFAYPSYKQNQIYQLVYEIKEDMLNIDFYSPEFISYLNDVKDNHLVEYDIYSPTTTQLNLDRLAENDIFFESSRVENVTSFHYYTTVTFKEGQQLILKFTYSLQVLGEMLAVFTNYYIFIFMILAILVLVFAIWLTEHITKPLLHMKRVTTNIANIDFSEKCQVSSDDELKDLATNINVMSDNLHNTLSELKAANERLKDDIAREREFEQMRSNFFATISHELKTPLTIIKGIANRVKSKPLTKDEMTVQVDSIIEEVDRMTMMVQDTLNYMRMESKPDELDLSSFNLKMLVEHVHKKMSHLAEEKHLNVLTDLDDVYVEADSDQIMTVVMNLYSNAIRYTSSDEAIYITIERYDKTARFEIENTGIFIPENELDLIWEPFYRLEKSRNRDSGGTGLGLLIVSKILELHQSNYGVINTERGVKFYFELNIDPDFDE; this is encoded by the coding sequence TTGCGTTTAGCGACTAAAATCTTTTTATTATTATTCGGATTATTTTTTGCGACGATTAGCTTAGATATTGCGGCTCAATATTATTTTTATGATTTTGCTTATCCAAGTTATAAACAAAATCAGATTTATCAGTTGGTTTATGAAATTAAAGAAGATATGCTAAATATTGATTTTTATTCGCCGGAGTTTATTTCATATTTAAATGATGTGAAGGATAATCATTTAGTAGAGTATGATATTTATAGTCCGACGACGACTCAACTGAATTTAGATCGATTAGCTGAGAATGATATTTTCTTTGAATCTTCTAGAGTTGAGAATGTGACGTCATTTCATTATTATACGACGGTAACGTTTAAAGAAGGTCAACAATTGATTTTAAAGTTTACCTATTCATTACAAGTTTTAGGTGAGATGTTAGCCGTTTTTACAAACTATTATATTTTTATTTTTATGATTTTAGCAATTTTAGTTTTAGTATTTGCGATTTGGTTAACCGAGCATATTACAAAGCCATTATTGCATATGAAGCGGGTTACAACGAATATTGCGAATATCGATTTTTCTGAGAAGTGTCAGGTTAGTTCTGATGATGAGTTAAAGGATTTAGCAACAAATATTAATGTGATGAGTGATAATCTTCATAATACGTTAAGTGAGTTAAAGGCAGCTAATGAAAGACTAAAGGATGATATTGCAAGAGAACGTGAATTTGAGCAGATGCGATCTAATTTCTTTGCGACGATTTCACATGAATTAAAGACGCCGTTGACGATTATTAAGGGGATTGCGAATCGCGTTAAATCAAAGCCTTTGACTAAAGATGAGATGACCGTTCAGGTTGATTCGATTATTGAAGAAGTCGATCGTATGACGATGATGGTTCAGGATACGCTTAACTATATGCGAATGGAATCGAAGCCGGATGAGTTAGATTTAAGTAGTTTTAATTTGAAGATGTTGGTGGAGCATGTTCATAAGAAGATGAGTCATTTAGCTGAGGAGAAGCATTTAAATGTGTTGACTGATTTAGATGATGTTTATGTTGAGGCAGATTCTGATCAGATTATGACCGTTGTAATGAATCTTTATTCGAATGCAATTCGGTATACTTCTTCTGATGAGGCGATTTATATAACGATTGAGCGTTATGATAAAACGGCACGTTTTGAAATTGAGAATACAGGGATTTTTATTCCTGAAAATGAGTTAGATTTAATTTGGGAGCCATTTTATCGTTTAGAAAAGTCTCGTAATCGTGATAGTGGTGGAACAGGACTTGGATTATTGATTGTGAGTAAGATTTTAGAGTTGCATCAAAGTAATTACGGCGTGATCAATACGGAGCGGGGAGTTAAATTCTATTTTGAATTAAATATTGATCCTGATTTTGATGAATAA
- a CDS encoding pyridoxal phosphate-dependent aminotransferase produces MKMRVNKRLNTVHPSIIREMKNLADSYDDVVDFTLGEPHLFHETYELIRKDLHRRLLKDSLGYANFFGVPELKEALLAYCKEKFHQEYTMDEMIITNGVSESISAVLKVILEEGDEVIVFNPSFVLYQSNTEMNGGTVVPYDMLSTSMRIEKEKLLSLITDKTKAIILNSPCNPTGKLMTESDLACIYECIKDRPIFVISDEIYRELLFDNQEYPSISQYHDLRNRLFVMNGLSKSFAMTGWRVGYVMGPRHYMKLVGLVHHNMVASVSTVSQYGAIEALKHPEILDNIRSYYKRNRDYAYENLKPYFKNIVRPDGAFYLYLDASEYGLSSKEFAIKLLENEKVALVPGIAFEVEDSGYVRLSYCCDYNVLKEGIRRIQNFRNIL; encoded by the coding sequence ATGAAGATGAGAGTAAATAAAAGGTTGAATACGGTCCATCCTTCGATTATCAGGGAAATGAAGAATTTAGCAGATTCCTATGATGATGTCGTTGATTTTACACTTGGGGAGCCTCATTTATTTCATGAGACGTATGAGTTAATCCGCAAGGATTTACATCGTCGTTTGTTAAAAGATTCGTTAGGGTATGCGAATTTTTTTGGAGTTCCTGAGTTGAAAGAAGCACTGTTAGCATATTGTAAGGAAAAATTTCATCAAGAGTATACGATGGATGAAATGATTATTACAAACGGTGTTTCAGAATCGATTAGTGCTGTTTTGAAGGTTATTCTTGAGGAGGGGGATGAGGTAATAGTTTTTAATCCCTCATTTGTACTTTATCAAAGTAATACTGAGATGAATGGTGGTACAGTTGTTCCTTACGATATGTTATCAACAAGTATGAGAATTGAAAAAGAGAAGTTATTAAGTTTGATCACAGATAAGACGAAGGCTATCATTTTAAATTCGCCTTGTAATCCAACAGGAAAGTTGATGACTGAATCAGATTTGGCATGTATTTATGAGTGCATTAAAGATAGACCGATTTTTGTGATTTCTGATGAGATTTATAGAGAGCTTTTGTTTGATAATCAAGAGTATCCATCTATTAGTCAATATCATGATTTGCGTAATCGATTGTTTGTGATGAATGGTTTATCGAAGTCTTTTGCGATGACGGGGTGGCGAGTTGGGTATGTGATGGGACCGCGTCACTATATGAAATTAGTTGGGTTGGTACATCATAATATGGTAGCATCGGTTAGCACGGTTTCTCAGTATGGGGCTATCGAGGCTTTAAAGCATCCGGAGATTTTGGATAATATTAGGTCTTATTATAAGAGAAATCGTGATTATGCATATGAGAATCTGAAGCCTTATTTTAAGAATATTGTTAGACCTGATGGAGCTTTTTATTTGTATTTAGATGCGAGTGAGTATGGATTGTCTTCAAAGGAGTTTGCGATTAAATTATTAGAAAATGAAAAGGTGGCACTTGTTCCAGGAATCGCATTTGAGGTAGAGGATTCTGGCTATGTTCGTTTATCTTATTGTTGTGATTATAATGTTTTGAAGGAAGGGATAAGAAGAATTCAAAATTTTAGAAATATCTTGTAA
- a CDS encoding N-acetylmuramoyl-L-alanine amidase family protein, whose protein sequence is MTNYQYRGNTYRKKRVVKRRRINKVRFSIFILICLLLILSLFFGIKALLTDKVLVQFGITNDLNEEVGASSFNLTMSWEALDVEQYKDIVIKVNDEVYQLDSSQTTFEVELGQPETAYHIEFKAKKKGLAFSNTLKKTITTQKDNQRFTQSIENFLMDDNGLTFDHVLNQQELKSLNLKSLSYQLISSKEEVLESFIPKEMNKEGDTLRIKVEIPIVSLEEYHALSLVFSGEQSGVIFTSTVQDEDAKTTLNHSTQGALTPTFEGKDLILINEQLEHYDYVEHNFYAESLHVKVNTPAETIETYQLVNHEGVEVVNEKYESETNKGIQLANLEAGRYYLYFNNEPIYTHDKVFDEWYTIQRDGIAKHIEVKTYQGMLAIDVKDVTELPEDVYDILIDPGHGGLDTGTAFNNLLEAEEVLKIANYITSRLEDHGLKVKMTRTEDLDPAGKGNFDYNESPYYEEGRVEQAYQYQPKYMISNHLNSYDKSLEGFEVYTPVSATNEWGELVASALTAAGQGPRDSEKSEFRVSEGSYKKYYLCKDSDYVTTYGCQNDYMDYLYIIRETGGKATQASTLLKYNDNYKAIPNYGPETMLIEYAYIDNVKDSNEWKANYEKWGEAVVKATLQYLNVPYKSK, encoded by the coding sequence ATGACAAATTATCAATATAGAGGAAATACATATAGAAAGAAGAGAGTAGTAAAGCGAAGAAGAATTAATAAAGTACGTTTTAGTATTTTTATTTTAATTTGTTTATTGCTTATTTTGAGTTTATTCTTTGGTATAAAAGCTTTGTTAACAGATAAGGTACTGGTTCAGTTCGGGATAACAAATGATTTAAATGAGGAAGTAGGAGCTAGTTCATTTAATTTAACGATGAGTTGGGAAGCATTAGATGTAGAGCAATATAAAGATATTGTTATTAAAGTCAATGATGAAGTGTATCAGTTAGATTCAAGTCAAACGACATTTGAAGTTGAACTTGGGCAACCTGAAACAGCATATCATATTGAGTTTAAAGCAAAGAAAAAAGGGCTAGCCTTTTCGAATACATTGAAAAAGACGATTACAACACAAAAAGATAATCAACGATTTACTCAATCGATTGAAAATTTTTTGATGGATGACAATGGGCTGACGTTTGATCATGTTTTAAATCAACAAGAACTAAAAAGTTTAAATTTAAAATCATTAAGCTATCAATTAATTTCTTCTAAAGAAGAAGTGTTAGAATCGTTTATTCCAAAGGAAATGAATAAAGAAGGGGATACGCTTCGTATTAAAGTTGAGATTCCAATTGTATCTTTAGAGGAATATCATGCTTTATCTCTTGTTTTTAGTGGGGAACAATCAGGGGTTATTTTTACATCAACTGTTCAAGATGAAGATGCTAAAACAACACTGAATCATTCAACTCAGGGTGCCTTAACGCCAACATTTGAAGGGAAAGATTTAATCCTAATTAATGAGCAATTAGAGCATTATGATTATGTTGAGCATAACTTTTATGCAGAGTCATTACATGTTAAGGTGAATACGCCAGCTGAAACGATTGAAACTTATCAATTAGTTAATCATGAAGGTGTAGAAGTTGTTAATGAAAAGTATGAAAGTGAGACAAATAAAGGAATTCAGTTAGCAAATTTAGAAGCAGGGCGATATTATTTATATTTTAATAATGAACCGATTTATACACATGACAAAGTGTTTGATGAATGGTATACGATTCAAAGAGATGGCATTGCAAAGCATATCGAAGTTAAGACGTACCAAGGAATGCTAGCTATTGATGTGAAAGATGTGACTGAGTTACCAGAGGATGTCTATGATATTTTAATAGATCCAGGGCATGGTGGATTGGATACAGGAACAGCATTCAATAATTTATTAGAAGCAGAAGAAGTACTTAAAATTGCAAACTATATTACGTCTCGTTTAGAAGATCATGGATTGAAAGTTAAGATGACGAGAACGGAAGATCTAGATCCAGCTGGAAAAGGAAACTTTGATTATAATGAATCTCCTTATTATGAAGAGGGGCGAGTTGAACAGGCGTATCAATACCAACCTAAATACATGATTTCAAATCATTTAAATTCTTATGATAAATCATTAGAAGGGTTTGAAGTTTATACGCCAGTTTCTGCGACCAATGAATGGGGAGAACTTGTAGCTTCTGCTTTAACTGCAGCAGGTCAGGGTCCACGAGATTCAGAAAAAAGTGAGTTTAGAGTGTCAGAGGGATCTTATAAAAAGTACTATTTATGTAAAGATTCTGACTATGTAACGACATATGGTTGCCAAAATGATTATATGGATTATTTATATATTATTCGTGAAACAGGTGGAAAAGCGACACAAGCTTCTACTTTATTAAAGTATAATGATAATTATAAAGCTATTCCAAACTATGGTCCTGAAACCATGTTAATTGAATATGCTTATATCGATAATGTGAAAGATAGCAATGAATGGAAGGCTAATTATGAGAAGTGGGGAGAAGCTGTGGTTAAAGCGACACTCCAATATTTAAATGTCCCATACAAATCAAAATAA
- a CDS encoding MGDG synthase family glycosyltransferase has protein sequence MTRSTKVLILTAPFGSGHLQVSSALTEEFMKHENVIVEEYDLYSEEFPTLSKTLQKAYLKTYKPIGKDLYRMLYYGSSYAIHDSIHAKILKPYLEFGIRSLRNKINSFKPDAIISVFPVTSLYTLEEKGFKIPIYTVITDYYASGLWLYKGARRHYVASNKMVAWGVANGLSQNQFMLTGIPINSKFYKKYPKSEIYEKYQLDPNKRTVVVSAGAYGVVSHVDEIATRLASQPEIQVVVVCGNNHKMYEKMMEVKASYANLQVLGYCKEMNELLDIADLMVTKPGGISLTEAAVKSVPVILYNPVYGQELENARYFEEKGASVIVSSESELIYHVLIILNEEGMLEEMKQNINQLSRPYSAKNIVEDVLKDSEEYYEQQVL, from the coding sequence ATGACTCGTTCAACGAAAGTATTAATATTAACAGCTCCGTTTGGAAGTGGGCATTTACAAGTTTCTAGCGCTCTAACTGAAGAGTTTATGAAACATGAAAATGTAATTGTAGAGGAATATGATTTATATTCTGAAGAATTTCCGACTTTATCAAAAACTTTACAAAAGGCGTATTTAAAAACATATAAACCAATTGGAAAAGATCTTTATCGTATGTTATATTACGGTTCAAGCTATGCTATTCATGATTCAATTCATGCTAAAATTTTAAAACCTTATTTAGAATTCGGAATTCGCTCACTTCGCAATAAGATTAATTCGTTTAAACCTGATGCTATTATCAGTGTGTTTCCGGTAACGTCTTTATACACACTTGAAGAAAAGGGATTTAAAATTCCCATTTACACAGTTATTACTGATTATTATGCTAGCGGATTATGGTTGTATAAAGGGGCTCGTCGTCATTATGTTGCAAGTAATAAAATGGTTGCTTGGGGCGTTGCAAATGGACTTTCTCAAAACCAATTCATGTTAACAGGAATACCAATCAATTCTAAATTTTATAAAAAATATCCTAAATCTGAAATCTATGAAAAATATCAGTTAGATCCTAATAAACGAACGGTTGTCGTTTCTGCTGGAGCATACGGTGTTGTTTCTCATGTTGATGAGATTGCCACTCGTTTAGCATCACAACCGGAGATCCAAGTTGTAGTGGTTTGTGGAAACAATCATAAAATGTATGAGAAAATGATGGAAGTTAAAGCCAGTTACGCTAACTTACAAGTGTTAGGATATTGTAAAGAGATGAATGAACTCTTAGATATCGCTGATTTAATGGTGACTAAGCCGGGAGGTATTTCATTAACTGAAGCCGCGGTAAAGTCAGTCCCGGTTATTTTATATAATCCTGTTTATGGGCAAGAACTTGAAAATGCCCGTTATTTTGAAGAAAAAGGAGCATCTGTCATCGTTTCAAGTGAATCTGAGTTAATTTATCATGTACTCATTATTTTAAATGAAGAGGGAATGCTTGAAGAAATGAAACAGAATATTAACCAATTATCACGTCCTTATTCTGCTAAGAATATTGTAGAAGATGTGTTAAAAGATAGTGAAGAATATTATGAACAACAAGTGTTATAA
- a CDS encoding RecX family transcriptional regulator, which translates to MNNKCYKVLKLEHLKGLDYEVTILDESGLTQVLAVHEEIVLKYRLVAGKELDEAIYEELQSKLDLGRAYQYALNLLSRKSYTTAEIYQKLELKEYEPLMIKEVLERLTNVGLLNDEQYAISYISHHSIMGKKGPAGISQDLLKKGVSSRLIDKHLKLYDDDTQLENAMKLANQVLKTNTKYGPHFIKQKVSQHLMNKGFSRFVIEKAINQIDFEDEDSDQRILVKEMEKLFRRHQALSGYDKKVKIVNALMRKGFNYDDISSSYQQLIQQEE; encoded by the coding sequence ATGAACAACAAGTGTTATAAAGTTTTAAAGCTTGAGCATTTAAAAGGATTAGACTATGAAGTTACGATTTTAGATGAATCAGGATTAACTCAAGTTTTAGCGGTTCATGAAGAGATTGTTTTAAAATATCGATTAGTAGCGGGAAAGGAATTAGATGAAGCGATTTATGAAGAGCTTCAATCGAAATTAGATTTAGGACGTGCTTATCAGTACGCCTTAAATCTTTTAAGTCGTAAATCTTATACCACTGCAGAAATTTATCAAAAACTAGAACTTAAAGAATATGAACCTTTAATGATTAAAGAGGTACTGGAGCGTTTAACGAACGTTGGATTATTAAATGATGAACAGTATGCTATATCTTATATTTCGCACCATTCGATTATGGGGAAAAAGGGTCCAGCTGGTATTTCTCAGGATCTATTGAAAAAAGGAGTTTCCTCTCGTTTAATTGACAAGCATTTGAAATTATATGATGATGACACTCAGCTTGAAAATGCAATGAAATTAGCAAATCAGGTGCTTAAAACTAATACGAAATATGGTCCACATTTTATAAAGCAAAAAGTATCTCAGCATTTAATGAATAAAGGATTTAGTCGCTTTGTGATTGAGAAGGCGATTAATCAGATTGATTTTGAAGATGAAGACTCAGATCAACGCATTTTAGTTAAAGAAATGGAAAAGTTATTTAGAAGACATCAGGCATTAAGTGGTTATGATAAGAAAGTTAAAATTGTAAATGCCCTGATGCGTAAGGGATTTAACTATGATGATATTTCGAGTAGTTATCAACAATTAATTCAACAAGAAGAGTAA
- a CDS encoding GntR family transcriptional regulator, with amino-acid sequence MAQPAYLKVKLLIEEEIKSLVPNAMIQSERDLAMKYDVSRMTARKAIEELIKEGKLYRKEKVGTFVADNKLHEPVAELVGFTSEIISKGMKPHTKVVDYDIIIADERIAHHLEIKVGDKVHSLLRLRMADDRPMTLEHNYIPLSVIKELPRSVIHRSIYAYLDQELNVKIASGTQMVTAIKADELVAGLLEVPLNDPLIYMELTSVLMNGQVLEFVETYANPQNYKVMIHSRRKW; translated from the coding sequence ATGGCACAACCAGCATATTTAAAGGTTAAACTACTTATTGAAGAAGAAATTAAATCATTGGTACCGAATGCAATGATTCAATCAGAACGAGATTTAGCAATGAAGTATGATGTTTCACGTATGACAGCACGAAAAGCAATTGAGGAATTAATTAAGGAAGGAAAGCTTTATCGTAAGGAAAAAGTGGGAACTTTTGTAGCAGATAATAAATTACATGAGCCTGTAGCAGAGCTTGTTGGATTTACATCAGAGATTATTAGTAAGGGAATGAAGCCACATACTAAAGTTGTTGATTATGATATTATAATTGCAGATGAACGTATTGCTCATCACTTAGAAATCAAAGTTGGGGATAAGGTGCATAGTTTGTTAAGATTGCGTATGGCAGATGATAGACCCATGACTTTAGAACATAACTATATTCCATTATCAGTGATTAAGGAGTTACCTCGCTCCGTGATTCATCGTTCGATTTATGCGTATTTAGATCAGGAGTTGAATGTTAAGATTGCGTCAGGAACACAAATGGTAACAGCGATTAAAGCTGATGAGTTGGTAGCGGGGTTACTTGAAGTTCCGTTAAATGATCCATTGATTTATATGGAGTTGACGTCTGTTTTGATGAATGGGCAGGTTTTAGAGTTCGTTGAAACGTATGCGAATCCACAAAATTATAAGGTCATGATTCACTCTAGAAGAAAATGGTAG
- a CDS encoding ECF transporter S component: MKNSNSIFKNTKNLVLLGVLAALGAILMFIEIPYPPVPFLKFDLSELVVLLTVEIFGLWPAILLAAIKSLVHVMIMGLTTPYGIGVITAFIASTTIACLYVLVKKYIDGASFMKKALRFFLVIAGFSAVLTICNYFFITPIYFGNFWFTQIREWTTLSSFIPGLSFDLGYGAAIAFVYIPFNALKGLLVLTVYEIIAPRLTSALKKIK; encoded by the coding sequence ATGAAAAACTCAAACAGTATTTTTAAGAACACAAAAAATTTAGTTTTACTTGGCGTTTTAGCGGCATTAGGTGCGATCTTAATGTTTATTGAAATTCCATATCCACCGGTACCATTTTTAAAGTTTGATCTAAGTGAATTAGTCGTTTTATTAACAGTTGAAATTTTTGGTTTATGGCCAGCCATTTTATTAGCAGCGATTAAGTCTTTAGTTCATGTGATGATAATGGGGCTTACGACTCCATATGGAATTGGTGTGATTACAGCATTTATTGCTTCAACAACGATTGCTTGTTTATATGTATTAGTTAAAAAGTATATCGATGGAGCAAGTTTCATGAAGAAAGCTCTTCGCTTTTTCTTAGTGATTGCAGGATTTAGTGCAGTTTTAACAATTTGTAACTACTTCTTTATTACGCCAATTTATTTCGGGAATTTCTGGTTTACACAGATTAGAGAGTGGACAACGTTAAGTTCATTTATTCCGGGGCTATCATTTGATTTAGGATACGGTGCAGCGATTGCATTTGTTTATATTCCATTTAATGCTTTAAAAGGATTATTAGTTTTAACGGTATATGAGATTATTGCGCCACGTTTAACTTCAGCGCTTAAAAAGATTAAATAA
- a CDS encoding sugar ABC transporter substrate-binding protein, which produces MKKFIYIVFFIMGSVGLYQNINRLDLLEEDILRVWVSSDEFKVLSKLNEQFEENYGVKIEMKIMTSEQVVSNLPLYVGTPDYPDVITLSHTLISQLVQMNALSPISDIFEELNILPAVKSGFKFKGEYYGVPYNADTDILFYDKLKFPEGLSSFNALDDYSDVSLVIDYQDIYHITPFVTGFGGYTVGIDNFGDTNFYDIGLNKEESILGLSMMLQLLEPSAFYNNEGDIYKSFLNSKANLMIAPAKLVNSLSESYDNLGYQAIPNFKEDVLPYTYMKIDTYQLTKYSQNKDLAKEYFRFLLSVDVATARYEYNRSIAPVDYEVPISQDEYYTVVKKQLHRSLPLPNQSEFNYLYLPYKEAAKEFVSMPDQIQSILDTAVRQIDDQIESILK; this is translated from the coding sequence GTGAAAAAGTTTATCTATATTGTTTTTTTTATTATGGGTTCAGTGGGTTTATATCAAAATATTAATCGTTTAGATTTATTAGAAGAAGATATTTTAAGAGTTTGGGTAAGTAGTGATGAGTTTAAAGTCTTAAGTAAATTAAATGAGCAATTTGAAGAGAATTACGGAGTGAAGATTGAGATGAAAATTATGACCTCTGAACAAGTCGTTTCTAATCTTCCATTATATGTTGGAACTCCTGATTATCCGGATGTAATTACGTTATCCCATACCTTAATTTCTCAGTTGGTTCAAATGAATGCATTGAGTCCAATTAGTGATATTTTTGAGGAATTAAATATTTTACCTGCTGTTAAATCAGGCTTTAAATTTAAAGGGGAGTATTATGGGGTACCTTATAATGCGGATACTGATATTTTATTTTATGATAAGTTGAAATTTCCAGAGGGTTTAAGCTCATTTAATGCGTTAGACGATTATTCAGATGTATCGTTAGTTATTGATTATCAAGATATTTATCATATAACACCATTTGTGACTGGTTTTGGGGGATATACGGTTGGGATTGATAATTTTGGAGATACGAATTTTTATGATATTGGATTAAACAAAGAGGAATCTATTTTAGGCTTATCGATGATGTTACAACTATTAGAGCCAAGTGCATTTTATAATAATGAAGGGGATATTTACAAATCATTCCTTAATAGTAAAGCCAATTTAATGATTGCACCCGCTAAGTTAGTTAATTCACTAAGTGAAAGTTATGATAATTTAGGATATCAAGCAATTCCTAATTTTAAAGAAGATGTTTTACCATATACGTATATGAAGATTGATACGTATCAATTAACGAAATATAGTCAAAATAAAGATTTAGCAAAAGAGTATTTTAGATTTTTATTAAGTGTTGATGTAGCTACTGCTCGTTATGAATATAATCGTTCCATTGCACCGGTTGATTATGAAGTCCCAATTTCACAGGATGAGTATTATACGGTTGTAAAAAAACAGTTGCATCGATCTTTACCACTGCCGAATCAGTCTGAATTTAATTATTTATATTTACCTTACAAAGAAGCCGCTAAGGAATTTGTATCAATGCCCGATCAAATTCAATCTATTTTAGATACAGCAGTTAGACAAATTGATGATCAAATTGAAAGCATCTTAAAATAG